A region of Halictus rubicundus isolate RS-2024b chromosome 17, iyHalRubi1_principal, whole genome shotgun sequence DNA encodes the following proteins:
- the LOC143362460 gene encoding uncharacterized protein LOC143362460 isoform X2 — MLHVRKSIFGLLLVLLCPLHEGLATSVESEGNDVAKTIIKSGNECAKDADCTMRNTRCIDKTCQCTDGYVINGSLTACIEVATTYGDYCDESMQCSKRLLSGATCINNACACIDGYYYLNGRCNAYSGLFSKCDKNVDCYVHADYGAAYCNGGKCSCSPGYYQREYRTCRPEGKKVGDSCVINNDCKFSATAYCEDGQCMETQTENSTESFSELGVLQERNAIETKPDLGNCKTNADCINNAECTPLGKCVCKRAHFYKTGTCVPELGEHCDGSDAPAIKYSECKNEVWNCEAGKIASLDNRICRKATKQYEHSCVHNEQCSLFGPDSVCDGSICVCNENSHFVESEMFCWMNIGLNETCQQDHDCHIDGMEGELSCKNGVCLEDYVGIGSNCTSDGDCQPENSECKENHCTCKEDYVSTSFKSCAPVASFGEPCEADIQCSTNVPNAVCLSKNETDVEKTCRCSEDQHYKFDRCNAKRVLGESCKNLGECYLSSNEHRVRCKKDRCACGDDYVRANDTVCATQQESRYNNNGNTVASISGGFLSIAMSILLPISYHSLTRDY, encoded by the exons ATGCTACACGTTCGGAAGAGCATATTCGGTTTGCTGCTGGTCCTGCTGTGTCCTTTGCACGAGG GTTTGGCGACCAGCGTCGAGTCGGAAGGAAACGATGTTGCTAAAACAATTATCAAGAGTGGAAATGAGTGCGCTAAGGATGCAGATTGCACCATGAGAAACACTCGTTGCATTGACAAGACATGTCAATGCACCGACGGCTACGTTATCAATGGGAGCTTGACTGCATGTATCGAAG TCGCAACTACATACGGCGATTACTGCGACGAGTCAATGCAATGCTCTAAACGTTTACTCAGCGGCGCAACGTGCATAAACAATGCTTGTGCATGCATCGATGGATACTATTACCTGAACGGGAGATGTAATGCATATTCAG GACTGTTTAGCAAGTGTGACAAGAACGTTGATTGTTATGTGCATGCCGATTACGGTGCAGCGTACTGCAACGGTGGAAAATGCAGTTGCAGTCCGGGATATTATCAACGCGAATATAGAACTTGTCGTCCGGAAGGGAaaa AGGTTGGCGACAGTTGCGTAATAAATAATGATTGCAAATTTAGTGCAACCGCATATTGCGAGGATGGGCAGTGCATGGAAACGCAGACGGAAAATAGTACCGAATCATTCTCTGAACTCGGCGTTCTCCAGGAACGAAACGCGATTGAAACAA AACCTGACTTGGGTAATTGTAAAACGAACGCAGACTGTATAAACAATGCAGAATGCACTCCTTTAGGCAAATGTGTCTGCAAACGAGCACacttttataaaactggtaccTGTGTTCCCG AGCTCGGAGAACACTGCGACGGAAGCGACGCGCCTGCCATAAAATATTCAGAGTGTAAAAATGAAGTATGGAATTGTGAAGCAGGAAAAATCGCTTCACTGGACAATCGGATATGTCGAAAAG CTACGAAACAGTACGAACATTCCTGTGTACACAACGAGCAGTGTTCCCTTTTTGGACCGGACAGTGTCTGCGACGGCAGTATATGCGTTTGTAACGAAAACTCACACTTTGTCGAGTCTGAAATGTTTTGCTGGATGAATATTGGACTCAATGAAACGTGTCAACAAGATCACGATTGTCACATCGACGGTATGGAGGGCGAGCTGTCTTGCAAAAATGGCGT TTGCTTGGAGGATTACGTAG GTATTGGTTCCAATTGCACCAGCGATGGCGATTGTCAACCGGAAAATTCGGAGTGCAAGGAAAATCATTGCACTTGCAAAGAGGATTATGTGTCAACCTCGTTCAAATCTTGTGCACCAG TTGCATCCTTTGGCGAGCCTTGTGAGGCGGACATTCAGTGTTCCACTAACGTGCCAAATGCAGTTTGCTTAAGCAAGAATGAGACCGATGTAGAGAAGACATGCAGGTGTAGCGAGGATCAGCATTACAAATTTGATAGGTGCAACGCGAAGAGAG TTCTCGGAGAAAGCTGCAAGAATCTCGGGGAATGTTATCTGAGTTCCAACGAGCACCGGGTAAGGTGCAAGAAGGATCGTTGCGCATGCGGCGACGATTACGTTCGCGCAAATGACACTGTGTGCGCAACACAGCAGGAGTCCCGATATAACAATAACG GTAACACCGTCGCAAGCATTTCTGGGGGATTTTTATCGATTGCAATGTCGATACTACTGCCGATAAGTTATCACAGTTTAACAAGAGATTATTGA
- the LOC143362460 gene encoding uncharacterized protein LOC143362460 isoform X1 has translation MLHVRKSIFGLLLVLLCPLHEGLATSVESEGNDVAKTIIKSGNECAKDADCTMRNTRCIDKTCQCTDGYVINGSLTACIEVATTYGDYCDESMQCSKRLLSGATCINNACACIDGYYYLNGRCNAYSGLFSKCDKNVDCYVHADYGAAYCNGGKCSCSPGYYQREYRTCRPEGKKVGDSCVINNDCKFSATAYCEDGQCMETQTENSTESFSELGVLQERNAIETKPDLGNCKTNADCINNAECTPLGKCVCKRAHFYKTGTCVPELGEHCDGSDAPAIKYSECKNEVWNCEAGKIASLDNRICRKATKQYEHSCVHNEQCSLFGPDSVCDGSICVCNENSHFVESEMFCWMNIGLNETCQQDHDCHIDGMEGELSCKNGVCACPNGTHVNSDGTNCLEDYVGIGSNCTSDGDCQPENSECKENHCTCKEDYVSTSFKSCAPVASFGEPCEADIQCSTNVPNAVCLSKNETDVEKTCRCSEDQHYKFDRCNAKRVLGESCKNLGECYLSSNEHRVRCKKDRCACGDDYVRANDTVCATQQESRYNNNGNTVASISGGFLSIAMSILLPISYHSLTRDY, from the exons ATGCTACACGTTCGGAAGAGCATATTCGGTTTGCTGCTGGTCCTGCTGTGTCCTTTGCACGAGG GTTTGGCGACCAGCGTCGAGTCGGAAGGAAACGATGTTGCTAAAACAATTATCAAGAGTGGAAATGAGTGCGCTAAGGATGCAGATTGCACCATGAGAAACACTCGTTGCATTGACAAGACATGTCAATGCACCGACGGCTACGTTATCAATGGGAGCTTGACTGCATGTATCGAAG TCGCAACTACATACGGCGATTACTGCGACGAGTCAATGCAATGCTCTAAACGTTTACTCAGCGGCGCAACGTGCATAAACAATGCTTGTGCATGCATCGATGGATACTATTACCTGAACGGGAGATGTAATGCATATTCAG GACTGTTTAGCAAGTGTGACAAGAACGTTGATTGTTATGTGCATGCCGATTACGGTGCAGCGTACTGCAACGGTGGAAAATGCAGTTGCAGTCCGGGATATTATCAACGCGAATATAGAACTTGTCGTCCGGAAGGGAaaa AGGTTGGCGACAGTTGCGTAATAAATAATGATTGCAAATTTAGTGCAACCGCATATTGCGAGGATGGGCAGTGCATGGAAACGCAGACGGAAAATAGTACCGAATCATTCTCTGAACTCGGCGTTCTCCAGGAACGAAACGCGATTGAAACAA AACCTGACTTGGGTAATTGTAAAACGAACGCAGACTGTATAAACAATGCAGAATGCACTCCTTTAGGCAAATGTGTCTGCAAACGAGCACacttttataaaactggtaccTGTGTTCCCG AGCTCGGAGAACACTGCGACGGAAGCGACGCGCCTGCCATAAAATATTCAGAGTGTAAAAATGAAGTATGGAATTGTGAAGCAGGAAAAATCGCTTCACTGGACAATCGGATATGTCGAAAAG CTACGAAACAGTACGAACATTCCTGTGTACACAACGAGCAGTGTTCCCTTTTTGGACCGGACAGTGTCTGCGACGGCAGTATATGCGTTTGTAACGAAAACTCACACTTTGTCGAGTCTGAAATGTTTTGCTGGATGAATATTGGACTCAATGAAACGTGTCAACAAGATCACGATTGTCACATCGACGGTATGGAGGGCGAGCTGTCTTGCAAAAATGGCGTCTGTGCTTGCCCAAACGGTACTCACGTCAATTCGGACGGTACCAATTGCTTGGAGGATTACGTAG GTATTGGTTCCAATTGCACCAGCGATGGCGATTGTCAACCGGAAAATTCGGAGTGCAAGGAAAATCATTGCACTTGCAAAGAGGATTATGTGTCAACCTCGTTCAAATCTTGTGCACCAG TTGCATCCTTTGGCGAGCCTTGTGAGGCGGACATTCAGTGTTCCACTAACGTGCCAAATGCAGTTTGCTTAAGCAAGAATGAGACCGATGTAGAGAAGACATGCAGGTGTAGCGAGGATCAGCATTACAAATTTGATAGGTGCAACGCGAAGAGAG TTCTCGGAGAAAGCTGCAAGAATCTCGGGGAATGTTATCTGAGTTCCAACGAGCACCGGGTAAGGTGCAAGAAGGATCGTTGCGCATGCGGCGACGATTACGTTCGCGCAAATGACACTGTGTGCGCAACACAGCAGGAGTCCCGATATAACAATAACG GTAACACCGTCGCAAGCATTTCTGGGGGATTTTTATCGATTGCAATGTCGATACTACTGCCGATAAGTTATCACAGTTTAACAAGAGATTATTGA
- the LOC143362701 gene encoding uncharacterized protein LOC143362701, producing MQKQLSVVDAKLLDVETGLPEVHSFPRKGEPSVVEDVENEQTKEKKENRSYMRRVVCSKSSLWMVLLFLVAFTSYLVWQMPRRRNREIVEITDYTDSIAYQSVANNKFSTEEPSENANVVSEIRCDYPINDSIIQDSDEDISNIEFGEAIAEAVEAAEEFDNYLNVAPLIDGKRKANRILSQIWLRSQGVPEEYLKKHGDETLFRVVRKFIRRL from the exons ATGCAAAAACAGCTGAGCGTCGTCGACG CCAAGCTTCTAGACGTAGAAACTGGATTGCCAGAGGTGCACTCTTTCCCTAGGAAGGGAGAGCCGAGCGTAGTCGAAGACGTAGAAAATGAacaaacaaaagaaaagaaagaaaatagaagTTACATGAGAAGGGTGGTCTGCTCGAAAAGTTCCTTATGGATGGTGTTGCTATTTCTCGTGGCATTCACCTCTTATTTAGTATGGCAGATGCCGAGACGTAGGAATCGCGAAATCGTGGAAATTACAGACTACACAGATTCGATTGCATACCAATCAGTTGCTAAC AATAAATTCTCAACCGAAGAACCCTCAGAAAATGCGAACGTAGTCAGCGAAATACGATGCGATTATCCAATTAACGATTCGATTATTCAAGATAGCGATGAAGATATATCAAACATAGAGTTTGGGGAAGCTATAGCGGAAGCTGTTGAAGCCGCAGAGGAATTcgataattatttaaatgttgCGCCTTTAATCGACGGCAAAAGAAAAGCCAACAGGATTCTAAGTCAGATTTGGCTTAGGTCCCAAGGAGTACCGGAGGAGTATCTAAAAAAACATGGCGACGAGACGCTGTTTCGTGTGGTGCGG AAATTTATCCGTAGATTATGA
- the Sosie gene encoding oogenesis-related protein sosie has translation MKNKLLRSATRNRFDNCKPSIILINCNRTGRSLVRVSWCTFETVRGRSLCRIRPIRIKGVFQWRIAQCFRFALGVSRFCNSQSVISETDSVTTRSRSLNVKHRDMKKGRVCIIFAPFFLLLFFVSPSATYALTTFGKTNPQNTNQNPPPPPTPVGKARECKLESDCAGIQNTTCMADPRDGRTRCLCGDYTAPLNGACTNKYKAMRTPCNEDSECAEGAHCAQRNNSLTGRRCYCQEGYYEESPLVCSGSSSILVFHMSIFLAFLSLLKTTVI, from the exons ATGAAAAATAAGTTGCTTCGAAGCGCGACGAGAAATCGGTTCGATAATTGTAAGCCATCAATAATTCTCATAAATTGTAACAGAACAGGACGGTCACTTGTACGAGTCTCTTGGTGCACGTTCGAAACAGTTCGAGGAAGATCCTTGTGCCGCATACGACCGATTAGGATCAAGGGGGTTTTTCAGTGGCGAATAGCCCAGTGTTTCCGGTTCGCTCTCGGAGTTTCGCGATTTTGTAACTCGCAGTCAGTGATCAGTGAAACAGATTCAGTGACAACTCGCTCGCGAAGCCTCAACGTCAAGCACCGAGACATGAAGAAGGGAAGAGTCTGCATCATATTTGCGCCGTTCTTTTTATTGCTGTTCTTCGTATCACCATCCGCCACTTATGCCCTGACCACCTTCGGCAAAACCAACCCCCAGAACACAAACCAAAATCCACCCCCGCCGCCGACGCCAG TTGGAAAGGCTCGTGAATGCAAGTTGGAGTCCGACTGTGCTGGTATACAGAATACAACGTGCATGGCGGATCCACGGGACGGGAGAACGCGTTGTCTGTGCGGGGACTATACTGCACCCCTAAACGGAGCTTGCACCAACAAATACAAAG CAATGCGTACACCATGCAACGAAGACTCTGAGTGCGCTGAGGGCGCGCACTGTGCGCAACGAAACAACTCGCTGACTGGAAGGCGTTGTTACTGTCAAGAAGGATACTACGAAGAAAGTCCCCTAGTGTGTAGCG GTAGTTCATCCATCCTCGTGTTTCACATGTCGATTTTCCTAGCTTTTCTAAGTCTGCTAAAAACAACTGTTATTTAA